Proteins encoded within one genomic window of uncultured Draconibacterium sp.:
- a CDS encoding V-type ATP synthase subunit B: METTAFQKIHTKVDQITKATCSLHATGVGNEEMALVNDRLAQVVKIEGDLVTLQIFSGTEGIPTNAEVVFLGHAPQLAVGDELAGRFFNAYGQPIDGGPEVDGKLIEIGGPSVNPVRRKQPSELIATGIAGIDLNNTLVTGQKIPFFADPDQPYNQVMAMVALRAKADKIILGGMGITNDDYLFFKNLFENAGAIDRIISFVNTTENPPVERLLVPDMALSAAEYFAVEKNQNVLVLLTDMTLYADALSIVSNRMDQIPSKDSMPGSLYSDLAKLYEKAVQFPDGGSITIIAVTTLSGGDITHAIPDNTGYITEGQLFLRKETDIGKVIIDPFRSLSRLKQLVIGKKTREDHPQVMNAAIRLYADAANAKTKIENGFDLTDYDKRTMSFAKDYANELLAIDINIEIDTMIDTAWKLFDKYFSHSETGIKAELVEKYGKQI, from the coding sequence ATGGAAACTACAGCTTTTCAGAAAATACATACCAAAGTTGATCAGATTACAAAAGCAACCTGTTCGTTACACGCCACGGGGGTTGGCAACGAGGAAATGGCCCTTGTAAACGACCGCTTGGCGCAGGTTGTTAAAATTGAAGGCGACCTGGTAACCTTACAGATTTTTTCGGGAACGGAAGGAATTCCCACCAATGCCGAAGTGGTATTTTTGGGACATGCACCGCAACTGGCTGTGGGCGACGAGCTGGCCGGACGATTCTTCAACGCCTATGGTCAGCCAATTGACGGCGGGCCTGAAGTAGACGGTAAATTAATAGAAATTGGCGGCCCGTCGGTAAATCCTGTTCGTCGGAAACAACCATCGGAATTGATTGCTACGGGAATTGCCGGAATCGATCTGAACAACACGTTGGTAACCGGACAAAAAATTCCGTTTTTTGCCGATCCCGATCAGCCTTACAACCAGGTTATGGCAATGGTAGCTTTACGTGCCAAAGCCGATAAAATTATTCTGGGCGGCATGGGAATTACCAACGATGATTACCTCTTTTTTAAAAACCTTTTTGAAAATGCCGGTGCCATCGATCGCATTATCAGTTTTGTAAATACCACCGAAAATCCTCCGGTTGAGCGATTGTTGGTTCCCGATATGGCCTTGTCGGCAGCCGAGTATTTTGCTGTAGAAAAAAATCAAAACGTACTGGTGCTTTTAACCGATATGACTTTGTACGCCGATGCGCTGAGTATCGTTTCGAACCGCATGGATCAAATTCCTTCGAAAGACAGTATGCCCGGTTCGTTGTACAGCGATCTGGCCAAATTGTATGAAAAAGCAGTGCAATTCCCCGATGGTGGTTCGATAACCATTATTGCGGTTACCACACTTTCGGGCGGAGACATTACTCACGCCATTCCCGACAACACCGGTTATATTACTGAAGGCCAACTTTTCCTTCGTAAAGAAACCGACATCGGCAAGGTTATTATCGATCCTTTCCGCAGTTTATCGCGCTTAAAACAGTTGGTAATTGGTAAAAAAACACGCGAAGATCATCCGCAGGTAATGAATGCCGCCATCCGATTGTATGCCGATGCTGCCAATGCAAAAACCAAAATTGAAAATGGTTTCGACCTGACCGATTACGACAAACGCACCATGAGTTTTGCCAAAGATTATGCAAACGAACTGCTTGCGATCGATATTAATATTGAAATTGATACGATGATTGATACCGCATGGAAACTATTCGATAAATATTTCTCGCACTCCGAAACAGGCATTAAAGCCGAGTTGGTTGAGAAATATGGAAAACAGATATAA
- a CDS encoding universal stress protein — protein sequence MENQLVTILRISTPQLGSFVKDKLEEKGIEVFFTNEGMTPGERYNPDEVLLKVKARQSEKAIARILQLHKDYDLDKVKDDVSFTNLRKILLPVKLSEDCIDLCKYAIGLALKENAEIKVLYVYPDPNFNEPSRHTASWEKYVRMELKEAHKKAQQKLVDFSRKLKEQVPPELFNSVKLHYRMLKGTPENVITASCKRYNPDIILMGTRATKHADGEFLGKTLIKVIEQTHHSVLAVPLSAVFKRKEQVNVMYSTDFYDSDNSSLNKLLKILEPIKKKIYCVHFDIQNDKQHRQKVDELNAMLERDYSAYNIRCELFESKDLIKGIEEFVAQKDVDIISLSKIKHSGFYKLFHTDLVSKLVAKANIPILVFPV from the coding sequence ATGGAAAATCAATTAGTTACAATCCTTAGGATTTCGACACCTCAGCTCGGGTCTTTTGTAAAAGACAAGCTGGAGGAAAAAGGGATTGAAGTATTTTTCACCAACGAGGGAATGACCCCGGGTGAGCGATACAATCCCGATGAAGTGCTACTAAAAGTAAAGGCCCGGCAATCGGAAAAAGCCATTGCCCGGATTTTGCAGCTACACAAAGATTACGATCTCGATAAAGTAAAGGATGACGTAAGCTTTACCAACCTGAGAAAAATTCTCCTTCCGGTAAAATTGAGCGAAGACTGCATAGATCTGTGCAAATATGCCATTGGATTGGCCTTAAAAGAAAATGCAGAGATAAAAGTTTTATACGTCTATCCCGATCCGAATTTTAACGAACCCAGCCGCCATACCGCCTCGTGGGAAAAGTATGTAAGAATGGAGCTAAAAGAAGCCCATAAAAAGGCTCAACAGAAACTGGTAGATTTTAGTAGAAAACTGAAGGAACAGGTTCCACCCGAACTTTTTAATTCGGTAAAACTTCACTACCGTATGCTAAAAGGAACGCCTGAAAACGTAATCACAGCCTCATGTAAACGCTACAATCCCGATATCATTTTAATGGGAACACGAGCCACAAAACATGCCGATGGTGAGTTCCTGGGAAAAACGCTGATTAAGGTGATCGAACAAACACATCACTCGGTTTTGGCAGTTCCCTTATCTGCAGTTTTTAAAAGAAAAGAGCAGGTAAATGTAATGTACTCAACCGATTTTTACGATTCTGATAATTCGTCGCTAAACAAATTACTGAAGATACTGGAGCCGATTAAGAAAAAAATCTATTGCGTTCATTTTGATATCCAGAATGATAAGCAGCACCGGCAAAAAGTTGACGAGTTAAATGCGATGCTCGAAAGAGATTACAGTGCGTATAATATTAGATGTGAGCTTTTTGAGAGCAAAGACCTGATAAAAGGAATTGAGGAATTTGTAGCCCAAAAGGACGTCGATATCATTTCGCTTTCGAAAATAAAACATTCAGGCTTTTACAAACTGTTCCATACCGACCTGGTATCAAAACTTGTAGCGAAAGCAAATATTCCGATTCTGGTATTTCCGGTGTAA
- a CDS encoding V-type ATP synthase subunit D has protein sequence MAIKFQYNKTALHDLNKQLNIRLKALPTLKNKEAALRLEVKKAKDQTVDLDERLQMKISEEELSAGLWNEFLPDLIRIENVSISSKKIAGVSIPVMKEIVFKEKDFSLFSKPDWFPAGISFVKELAGIVTEHEFYARKMALLDRARKKTTQKVNLYEKVQIPGYEDAIRKIKRFLEDEENLSKSAQKIVKKRQQKQKATAV, from the coding sequence TTGGCTATAAAATTTCAATATAATAAAACGGCCCTACACGACCTGAATAAACAACTGAATATCAGGCTAAAGGCACTACCTACCTTAAAAAATAAGGAAGCCGCTCTTCGTTTGGAGGTAAAAAAGGCGAAAGACCAAACCGTTGATCTTGATGAGCGATTACAAATGAAGATTAGCGAAGAGGAACTTTCGGCCGGGTTGTGGAACGAGTTTTTACCCGATTTGATAAGAATAGAGAACGTTAGTATTTCGAGCAAAAAGATTGCAGGAGTCTCCATTCCTGTTATGAAAGAAATTGTTTTTAAGGAGAAAGATTTTAGCCTGTTCTCAAAACCCGATTGGTTTCCGGCTGGTATTTCGTTTGTAAAAGAACTGGCCGGCATTGTTACCGAGCACGAGTTTTATGCACGCAAAATGGCTTTGCTCGACAGGGCACGAAAAAAAACAACACAGAAGGTGAATCTTTACGAAAAAGTACAGATTCCGGGTTACGAAGATGCGATCAGGAAAATTAAACGATTTCTGGAGGACGAAGAAAACCTTTCGAAATCGGCACAAAAAATTGTTAAAAAACGACAGCAGAAACAAAAAGCAACGGCAGTATGA
- a CDS encoding V-type ATPase 116kDa subunit family protein, with protein sequence MIVPMLKYTFLVFHREYEDFLIELNRLGLVHIVERDVEFSEATTKKVTKLNSYERAISFLQKIESETAEKPKKNSASEILQDLTEKQKELEELETRLESLTKAAQKALPWGDFSPELIEQLKTKGIRLQFYQTSKKKYNELECNFPVVIVSETGSQVLFVYIKQNEENIEIDAEQLELPPLPYSAIEKQICETEERIKAIHQTFYSYANNSIYLLEEEKSSLIRSLEFDNVLRNTNKEAEDKLMILEGWVPQTKTPELNQFMKDNDAIYYSRKAKPDDKIPVLLSNNRFSKLFEPIGSMFSLPDYAELDLTVFFAPFFMLFFGFCLGDAGYGLLFVIGGGLYKLKAKQEFKPYLSLIQFLGVATILFGAISGNFFGINLIETDFALTEKIQHLFLNPDKMFNLALILGGIQIIFGLFIKAANQTKQFGFSYALATYGWLVILIGSIGYVLLSGAGIIPKNKTILYGIIALGGFFILFFSDPGVNVFARIGKGVWDVYSTVTGIFGDLLSYIRLFALGLSSAILGFVINDIGLQILGSSKILGPVFFVIFLLLGHTLNILISSLGSFVHPMRLTFVEFYKNAGFKGGGEEYKPFGRMKD encoded by the coding sequence ATGATCGTTCCGATGTTAAAATATACTTTTCTGGTTTTTCACAGGGAATACGAAGATTTCCTGATTGAACTGAACAGGCTGGGCCTGGTACACATTGTTGAGCGCGACGTTGAGTTTTCGGAAGCAACAACAAAAAAAGTTACAAAGCTGAACAGCTATGAACGGGCAATTAGTTTTCTACAGAAAATAGAAAGTGAAACTGCAGAAAAACCGAAAAAAAATTCGGCATCGGAAATTCTTCAAGATCTGACAGAGAAACAAAAAGAACTGGAAGAACTGGAAACCCGGCTTGAGTCGTTAACAAAAGCCGCCCAAAAAGCATTGCCGTGGGGAGACTTTTCTCCGGAGCTAATCGAACAGCTAAAAACTAAAGGGATCCGTTTGCAATTTTACCAAACCTCAAAAAAGAAGTACAACGAACTGGAATGTAATTTTCCGGTCGTAATTGTTTCCGAAACAGGCAGTCAGGTACTTTTTGTGTACATTAAACAAAACGAAGAAAATATTGAAATTGATGCGGAACAACTTGAATTACCTCCTCTTCCCTACTCTGCAATTGAAAAACAGATTTGTGAAACAGAAGAACGAATAAAAGCGATCCATCAAACTTTTTACAGCTACGCCAACAACTCCATTTATTTGCTGGAAGAAGAAAAATCATCACTGATTCGTTCGCTTGAATTCGACAATGTGCTACGAAACACCAACAAAGAGGCAGAGGACAAATTAATGATTCTTGAAGGTTGGGTACCGCAAACTAAAACACCGGAGCTGAACCAATTTATGAAAGACAACGATGCGATTTATTATTCGCGCAAAGCCAAACCTGACGATAAAATTCCGGTTTTGCTCAGCAACAATCGTTTCAGCAAACTATTTGAGCCGATTGGCTCCATGTTCTCGCTACCTGATTATGCAGAACTTGATTTAACCGTTTTTTTCGCTCCGTTTTTTATGCTGTTCTTCGGTTTCTGCCTGGGTGATGCCGGCTACGGGTTACTGTTTGTAATTGGCGGCGGTTTGTATAAACTAAAAGCCAAGCAAGAATTTAAACCGTATTTAAGCCTGATACAGTTTTTAGGTGTTGCGACAATATTATTCGGAGCCATTTCTGGTAATTTCTTTGGTATCAATCTTATTGAAACAGATTTTGCTTTAACCGAAAAGATTCAGCATCTTTTCCTTAACCCTGATAAAATGTTTAACCTAGCACTGATACTAGGTGGCATACAAATCATTTTTGGATTATTTATTAAAGCAGCCAACCAAACAAAACAATTCGGTTTTAGCTATGCACTGGCAACATATGGCTGGCTGGTAATTTTAATTGGCAGCATTGGTTATGTGCTGCTTTCCGGCGCCGGAATTATTCCCAAAAACAAAACCATTTTATATGGTATAATTGCGCTGGGCGGATTTTTTATACTCTTTTTCAGCGATCCCGGCGTGAATGTTTTTGCCCGCATTGGCAAAGGTGTTTGGGATGTTTACTCAACTGTTACAGGTATTTTTGGCGATCTGCTTTCATACATCCGTCTGTTTGCATTGGGTTTATCGAGCGCCATTTTGGGTTTTGTTATCAACGATATTGGTCTGCAGATTCTTGGATCGTCAAAAATACTAGGCCCGGTATTTTTTGTCATTTTCCTTTTGCTGGGCCATACCTTAAACATTCTTATTTCGTCGCTTGGTTCGTTTGTACACCCCATGCGTTTAACATTTGTGGAGTTTTACAAGAATGCCGGGTTTAAAGGCGGAGGAGAAGAATACAAACCTTTTGGAAGGATGAAGGATTAA
- a CDS encoding V-type ATP synthase subunit K, whose product MTTAVILAYIGLAIMLIFSGIGSAVGVSKGGNATVGALKKKPDKFGSYLLLSALPGTQGLYGFAGFFIINSQGIITQNMTMLQGVAIMAAGLTLGFVGFFSALNQGGVTSNGIAGIGSGHDIFGKTMVLAVFPELYAIIAFAATFLISMSL is encoded by the coding sequence ATGACAACTGCAGTTATTTTAGCCTACATAGGTTTAGCGATAATGCTCATTTTTTCAGGAATTGGAAGTGCTGTTGGAGTCTCAAAAGGAGGAAATGCCACAGTTGGCGCGTTGAAGAAGAAACCCGACAAATTTGGTAGTTACCTGCTGTTGAGTGCCCTGCCCGGTACTCAGGGATTATACGGTTTTGCCGGATTCTTTATTATTAACAGCCAGGGAATAATTACTCAGAACATGACCATGTTGCAAGGAGTAGCAATAATGGCGGCCGGATTAACACTGGGTTTTGTTGGATTTTTCTCGGCACTAAACCAGGGAGGCGTAACATCAAACGGAATTGCGGGTATCGGCTCGGGGCACGATATTTTTGGAAAAACAATGGTACTGGCCGTATTCCCAGAACTGTATGCAATTATTGCTTTTGCAGCTACTTTTTTGATTAGTATGAGTTTATAG
- a CDS encoding DUF4199 domain-containing protein, with amino-acid sequence MEQKSSPLLKSSVTYGLYAALISIFLNVVIWAGGIMESLGIFGSLIVALLSFVISFVVLFIFTKNYRNKEFDGYISFAEAFKFAMLVTIVSTVILIIYTYVFHSFIAPDYMENLMAAMQQKTLEFMESRGVPDASIDQAMEQFKEIPTIAKTLRQAALSGIIGGGIISLIVAAIVKKKVEDSY; translated from the coding sequence ATGGAACAAAAATCATCACCTTTATTAAAATCATCTGTAACCTATGGCCTTTATGCGGCTTTAATTTCCATTTTTCTTAATGTAGTTATTTGGGCCGGTGGTATCATGGAATCATTAGGAATTTTTGGTTCGTTAATTGTTGCTCTTTTATCCTTTGTAATATCTTTTGTTGTACTATTTATTTTCACAAAAAATTACCGAAATAAAGAATTTGATGGTTACATTAGTTTTGCCGAAGCTTTTAAATTCGCCATGCTGGTAACCATTGTGTCAACAGTAATACTGATAATTTACACCTATGTTTTCCACAGTTTTATTGCGCCCGATTATATGGAGAACCTGATGGCAGCCATGCAGCAAAAAACGTTGGAATTTATGGAAAGCCGGGGTGTTCCTGATGCAAGTATAGACCAGGCGATGGAACAATTTAAAGAAATTCCGACCATTGCCAAAACATTGCGGCAGGCAGCCCTTTCAGGAATAATTGGAGGAGGCATAATTTCGCTGATTGTTGCGGCAATTGTTAAGAAGAAAGTTGAAGATTCATATTAA
- a CDS encoding glycosyltransferase family 2 protein codes for MDISVVIPLFNEEESLPELAAWIKKVMDENNFTYEVMMIDDGSHDNSWRVVKQLQKENSCIKGIKFRRNYGKSAALYCGFEAVQGDVVITMDADLQDSPDEIPELFRMIKEDGFDLVSGWKKKRFDPVLTKNLPSKLYNWTVRRMSGIKLHDMNCGLKAYRKNVIKSIEVYGEMHRYIPVLAKWAGYKNIGEKVVVHAERKYGVTKFGLERFIRGPLDLLSVMFISRFVKRPMHFFGILGALIFFIGFASAAYLGIQKIIQLNHGITGHLITDSPYFYISLTSMIIGGQFFLAGFLGELVSRSSSERNKYQIDVKTFE; via the coding sequence ATGGATATTTCCGTAGTTATTCCGCTGTTTAACGAAGAAGAATCGCTACCCGAATTGGCAGCGTGGATAAAAAAGGTGATGGATGAAAATAACTTTACCTACGAAGTCATGATGATCGATGATGGCAGCCACGACAATTCATGGAGAGTGGTAAAACAACTTCAGAAAGAAAATTCGTGTATTAAAGGAATAAAATTCAGACGTAATTACGGAAAATCGGCAGCTTTATATTGCGGTTTCGAGGCAGTTCAGGGCGATGTGGTAATTACCATGGATGCCGACCTGCAGGACAGCCCCGATGAAATTCCGGAACTGTTCCGTATGATTAAGGAAGACGGTTTCGATTTGGTTTCGGGCTGGAAGAAAAAACGTTTCGACCCGGTTCTTACAAAAAACCTGCCCAGTAAATTATACAACTGGACCGTTCGCCGGATGAGCGGAATTAAGCTGCACGATATGAACTGCGGCCTGAAAGCTTACCGCAAAAATGTAATAAAAAGTATTGAAGTATACGGCGAAATGCACCGCTATATTCCAGTTCTGGCGAAATGGGCCGGCTACAAAAATATTGGCGAAAAAGTGGTGGTACATGCCGAGCGAAAGTACGGAGTTACCAAGTTTGGGCTGGAGCGTTTTATTCGTGGTCCGCTCGATTTACTTTCGGTAATGTTTATTTCGCGCTTTGTAAAGCGCCCCATGCACTTTTTCGGAATTTTGGGTGCGCTAATTTTCTTTATTGGTTTTGCATCTGCCGCATATCTTGGAATTCAAAAGATCATTCAGCTTAACCATGGAATTACAGGACACTTAATTACCGACAGCCCCTATTTTTATATATCATTAACCTCGATGATTATTGGCGGACAATTCTTTTTAGCCGGATTCCTTGGCGAATTAGTATCAAGAAGTTCGAGCGAGCGTAACAAATATCAAATCGACGTAAAAACATTTGAGTAA